In Rhododendron vialii isolate Sample 1 chromosome 9a, ASM3025357v1, the following are encoded in one genomic region:
- the LOC131302108 gene encoding LEAF RUST 10 DISEASE-RESISTANCE LOCUS RECEPTOR-LIKE PROTEIN KINASE-like 1.1 isoform X2: MRFCYTNDKEGISNLTLVLGTVIPGVVILLLCLVIIIIWRFNKWNHVSSYISSKNTSSDHLSKANLEGGSAYFGASVFSYAELEQATDDFDPSKELGDGGFGTVYHGILRDGREVAVKRLYEHNYKRVKQFMNEIEILTSLSHPNLVTLFGCTSRHSRELLLVYEYIPNGTVADHLHGDRAKDGSLAWPIRMNIAIETASALVYLHDSDIIHRDVKTDNILLDNDFCVKVGDFGLSRLFPNHATHVSTAPQGTPGYVDPEYHRCYQLTDKSDVYSFGVVLIELISSLPAVDINRHRDEINLANLAVNRIQNRAIHELIDPSLGFESDPSIERMTLSMAEVAFRCLQLDKDVRPTMKEILEDLMGIHSYKDENAGKIIDDGSALTTRRPPTSSDGEDVVLLKNSMPPVSPALVTNRWVSTSTTPTSSE; encoded by the exons GAATTAGCAACTTGACACTGGTACTAGGAACAG TTATACCTGGAGTCGTAATCCTTCTGCTATGCTTGGTCATAATAATTATATGGCGTTTCAACAAATGGAATCATGTTTCATCGTACATCTCTTCAAAGAACACTTCCTCTGATCACTTATCGAAAGCAAACCTTGAAGGAGGTAGTGCCTACTTTGGTGCCTCTGTCTTCTCCTATGCTGAACTTGAACAAGCCACTGATGACTTCGACCCTTCCAAGGAATTGGGAGATGGAGGTTTCGGCACCGTGTACCATG GAATACTCCGGGACGGAAGGGAAGTTGCTGTCAAGCGCCTATACGAGCACAACTACAAGCGGGTGAAGCAGTTCATGAACGAAATCGAAATCCTTACCTCTTTGAGCCACCCCAATCTGGTTACCCTTTTTGGTTGCACCTCCCGCCATAGCCGAGAACTACTACTCGTATATGAGTACATTCCCAATGGCACTGTGGCAGATCATCTACACGGTGATCGAGCAAAGGATGGTTCGCTTGCATGGCCTATTCGCATGAACATAGCCATTGAAACCGCCAGTGCATTGGTTTACCTCCATGATTCTGATATCATCCACCGCGATGTAAAGACTGACAACATACTCCTTGACAACGATTTTTGCGTTAAAGTAGGAGATTTCGGGCTCTCGAGACTCTTCCCCAACCATGCCACTCACGTCTCAACGGCTCCACAGGGCACTCCGGGTTATGTTGATCCCGAGTACCATCGATGTTACCAGCTTACTGACAAGAGTGATGTTTATAGCTTTGGGGTTGTTCTTATTGAGCTCATATCATCACTGCCGGCTGTTGACATTAACAGGCATAGGGATGAGATTAATTTGGCTAACTTAGCAGTAAACAGGATCCAAAACCGTGCAATCCATGAGTTGATTGATCCGTCTCTTGGGTTTGAGTCAGATCCTTCGATTGAGAGGATGACTTTGTCGATGGCAGAGGTGGCTTTTAGGTGTTTGCAACTTGATAAGGACGTGAGGCCTACGATGAAAGAGATTTTGGAGGATTTGATGGGGATTCATTCGTACAAAGATGAGAATGCTGGGAAGATAATTGATGATGGTAGTGCGTTAACAACTAGAAGGCCTCCTACTTCATCTGATGGCGAAGATGTTGTGTTGTTGAAGAACAGCATGCCCCCAGTTTCACCAGCTTTGGTGACCAATAGATGGGTTAGTACCTCTACCACGCCCACCTCCAGTGAGTAA
- the LOC131302108 gene encoding LEAF RUST 10 DISEASE-RESISTANCE LOCUS RECEPTOR-LIKE PROTEIN KINASE-like 1.1 isoform X1: protein MGVPPSILALFLLFHQLFDHSSGKCPDSFNCGTHGQIRYPLSNSTFPNCGLYTVQNCTDQVPKLNLERKEVLYDLNTINVSENSIRVNDPNLGELIRTNGCDVFAFYLVWSLPTRPYISFTISPGLTLFKCTTTSPELDKKQDEYFHGNDSYRGCSGYTVYYKYPYNSSVSSNASVDLKTLNCAVIELPRVSELGSRNASYLFSALAFEFDIRFHVSKECQECQNKEGRCTRDPTRFRCTNEKEGISNLTLVLGTVIPGVVILLLCLVIIIIWRFNKWNHVSSYISSKNTSSDHLSKANLEGGSAYFGASVFSYAELEQATDDFDPSKELGDGGFGTVYHGILRDGREVAVKRLYEHNYKRVKQFMNEIEILTSLSHPNLVTLFGCTSRHSRELLLVYEYIPNGTVADHLHGDRAKDGSLAWPIRMNIAIETASALVYLHDSDIIHRDVKTDNILLDNDFCVKVGDFGLSRLFPNHATHVSTAPQGTPGYVDPEYHRCYQLTDKSDVYSFGVVLIELISSLPAVDINRHRDEINLANLAVNRIQNRAIHELIDPSLGFESDPSIERMTLSMAEVAFRCLQLDKDVRPTMKEILEDLMGIHSYKDENAGKIIDDGSALTTRRPPTSSDGEDVVLLKNSMPPVSPALVTNRWVSTSTTPTSSE from the exons ATGGGTGTTCCTCCCTCCATTTTGGCTCTGTTTCTTCTCTTTCACCAACTGTTTGATCACTCTTCTGGGAAGTGTCCAGACTCCTTCAACTGTGGAACACATGGCCAAATCAGATACCCTCTGTCCAACTCCACATTCCCCAATTGTGGGCTCTACACCGTACAAAATTGCACAGACCAAGTTCCAAAACTCAATCTGGAAAGGAAGGAAGTATTGTATGACCTTAATACTATCAATGTCTCAGAAAATTCCATTAGGGTTAATGACCCAAATCTAGGGGAACTCATTAGGACAAACGGTTGCGATGTTTTCGCGTTTTACTTGGTCTGGAGTCTTCCGACTAGACCCTATATTTCTTTCACAATATCACCTGGTCTCACCTTGTTCAAATGCACTACCACAAGCCCTGAACTTGACAAGAAACAAGACGAGTATTTTCATGGCAATGACAGTTACAGAGGCTGCAGTGGATACACTGTCTACTATAAGTATCCTTATAATTCTAGTGTCTCGAGTAATGCCAGTGTTGATCTTAAGACTCTTAACTGTGCGGTTATTGAATTGCCGAGGGTATCGGAACTTGGAAGCAGAAATGCCAGTTATTTATTCTCCGCGTTGGCTTTTGAGTTTGATATTAGGTTTCACGTGTCCAAAGAATGTCAAGAGTGTCAAAACAAGGAGGGGCGATGTACTCGTGATCCCACGCGCTTCCGCTGCACAAACGAGAAAGAAG GAATTAGCAACTTGACACTGGTACTAGGAACAG TTATACCTGGAGTCGTAATCCTTCTGCTATGCTTGGTCATAATAATTATATGGCGTTTCAACAAATGGAATCATGTTTCATCGTACATCTCTTCAAAGAACACTTCCTCTGATCACTTATCGAAAGCAAACCTTGAAGGAGGTAGTGCCTACTTTGGTGCCTCTGTCTTCTCCTATGCTGAACTTGAACAAGCCACTGATGACTTCGACCCTTCCAAGGAATTGGGAGATGGAGGTTTCGGCACCGTGTACCATG GAATACTCCGGGACGGAAGGGAAGTTGCTGTCAAGCGCCTATACGAGCACAACTACAAGCGGGTGAAGCAGTTCATGAACGAAATCGAAATCCTTACCTCTTTGAGCCACCCCAATCTGGTTACCCTTTTTGGTTGCACCTCCCGCCATAGCCGAGAACTACTACTCGTATATGAGTACATTCCCAATGGCACTGTGGCAGATCATCTACACGGTGATCGAGCAAAGGATGGTTCGCTTGCATGGCCTATTCGCATGAACATAGCCATTGAAACCGCCAGTGCATTGGTTTACCTCCATGATTCTGATATCATCCACCGCGATGTAAAGACTGACAACATACTCCTTGACAACGATTTTTGCGTTAAAGTAGGAGATTTCGGGCTCTCGAGACTCTTCCCCAACCATGCCACTCACGTCTCAACGGCTCCACAGGGCACTCCGGGTTATGTTGATCCCGAGTACCATCGATGTTACCAGCTTACTGACAAGAGTGATGTTTATAGCTTTGGGGTTGTTCTTATTGAGCTCATATCATCACTGCCGGCTGTTGACATTAACAGGCATAGGGATGAGATTAATTTGGCTAACTTAGCAGTAAACAGGATCCAAAACCGTGCAATCCATGAGTTGATTGATCCGTCTCTTGGGTTTGAGTCAGATCCTTCGATTGAGAGGATGACTTTGTCGATGGCAGAGGTGGCTTTTAGGTGTTTGCAACTTGATAAGGACGTGAGGCCTACGATGAAAGAGATTTTGGAGGATTTGATGGGGATTCATTCGTACAAAGATGAGAATGCTGGGAAGATAATTGATGATGGTAGTGCGTTAACAACTAGAAGGCCTCCTACTTCATCTGATGGCGAAGATGTTGTGTTGTTGAAGAACAGCATGCCCCCAGTTTCACCAGCTTTGGTGACCAATAGATGGGTTAGTACCTCTACCACGCCCACCTCCAGTGAGTAA